The following are from one region of the Pseudomonas putida genome:
- a CDS encoding potassium transporter Kup: MVQASSHAEGGHEGKQGATRSLSLLVAAVGVVYGDIGTSPLYTLREVFSGGYGVPVNHDGVLGILSLILWSLLWVVSFKYVMFILRADNQGEGGTMALTALARRATAAYPRLRTLMVVCGLIGASLFYGDSMITPAVSVLSAVEGMGLAFEGIDHWVVPISLVILVALFLVQKHGTDKIGKLFGPIMVTWFVALGSLGVYGISQSPEVLKAFNPVWAVNFFVVHPGMGVAILGAVVLALTGAEALYADMGHFGRKPIARAWFALVLPGLVLNYFGQGALLLQDPEAARNPFYLLAPGWALLPMVGLATMATVIASQAVISGAFSLTRQAIQLGYIPRMQIQHTSSDEQGQIYIGAINWSLMVGVVLLVVGFESSGALAAAYGVAVTGTMLMTTILVSAVMLLLWKWPPVLAVPILLGFLFVDGLFFAANVPKIAQGGAFPVLAGGVLYLLMSTWKRGKQILMERIDEGALPLQLFISSIRIQPPHRVEGTAVFLTARSDAVPHALLHNMLHNQVLHSQVVLLTVVSEDRPRVPEQERFEVEAYGDGFFRVLLHFGFMDEPDVPAALKLCHLEELDFSPMRTTYFLSRETVIASRLEGMSRWRGNLFAFLLKNANGNLRFFNLPLNRVIELGTQVEI, encoded by the coding sequence ATGGTTCAGGCAAGCAGTCACGCCGAGGGCGGGCACGAGGGGAAGCAGGGCGCGACGCGGTCGCTGAGCCTGCTCGTAGCGGCAGTCGGGGTTGTTTATGGCGATATCGGTACCAGTCCGTTGTATACCCTCAGGGAAGTCTTCAGTGGCGGGTACGGGGTACCGGTCAACCATGACGGCGTGCTGGGGATCCTGTCGCTGATCCTGTGGTCGTTGCTGTGGGTGGTGTCGTTCAAGTACGTGATGTTCATCCTGCGTGCCGACAACCAGGGCGAGGGTGGCACCATGGCGTTGACTGCGCTGGCACGGCGGGCCACGGCGGCCTATCCGAGGTTGCGTACGCTGATGGTGGTGTGCGGGTTGATCGGCGCTTCGCTGTTCTATGGCGACAGCATGATCACCCCGGCGGTGTCGGTGCTGTCGGCGGTAGAGGGCATGGGCCTGGCGTTCGAGGGTATCGACCACTGGGTGGTGCCGATTTCGCTGGTGATACTGGTGGCGTTGTTCCTGGTGCAGAAGCACGGCACCGACAAGATCGGCAAGCTGTTCGGCCCGATCATGGTCACCTGGTTTGTGGCGCTGGGCTCGCTGGGGGTGTACGGCATCTCGCAGAGCCCGGAAGTGCTCAAGGCATTCAACCCGGTCTGGGCAGTGAACTTCTTCGTGGTTCACCCCGGCATGGGTGTCGCCATTCTCGGTGCGGTGGTGCTGGCACTGACCGGTGCCGAGGCGTTGTACGCCGACATGGGCCACTTTGGCCGCAAGCCGATCGCCCGGGCCTGGTTTGCCCTGGTACTGCCGGGGCTGGTGCTCAACTACTTTGGCCAGGGCGCGTTACTACTGCAAGACCCCGAGGCGGCACGTAACCCGTTCTACCTGCTGGCGCCGGGCTGGGCGCTGCTGCCGATGGTCGGTTTGGCTACCATGGCCACGGTGATCGCTTCGCAGGCGGTGATCTCAGGGGCGTTCTCCCTGACCCGCCAGGCCATTCAGCTGGGCTACATTCCCCGGATGCAGATCCAGCATACCTCCAGCGACGAACAGGGGCAGATCTACATCGGCGCAATCAACTGGTCGCTGATGGTCGGCGTGGTACTGCTGGTGGTCGGTTTCGAGTCGTCCGGAGCCCTTGCGGCGGCCTACGGCGTGGCGGTGACCGGTACCATGCTGATGACCACCATCCTGGTCTCGGCGGTGATGCTGCTGCTGTGGAAGTGGCCACCGGTGCTGGCAGTGCCGATCCTGCTGGGCTTCCTGTTCGTCGACGGGCTGTTCTTTGCCGCCAACGTGCCGAAGATCGCCCAGGGCGGTGCCTTCCCGGTATTGGCCGGGGGCGTGCTGTACCTGTTGATGAGCACCTGGAAGCGCGGCAAGCAAATCCTGATGGAGCGTATCGACGAAGGCGCGCTGCCACTGCAGCTGTTCATCAGCAGCATACGCATTCAGCCGCCGCACCGGGTCGAAGGCACGGCGGTGTTCCTCACGGCGCGCTCCGATGCGGTGCCCCATGCGCTGTTGCACAACATGTTGCATAACCAGGTGCTGCACAGTCAGGTCGTGCTGTTGACGGTTGTCAGTGAGGACCGGCCACGGGTACCGGAGCAGGAGCGTTTTGAAGTGGAGGCTTATGGCGACGGGTTCTTCCGCGTGTTGCTGCACTTTGGCTTCATGGACGAACCGGATGTGCCGGCGGCGCTGAAGCTTTGCCACCTGGAAGAGCTGGACTTCAGCCCGATGCGCACCACCTACTTCCTCAGCCGCGAGACCGTGATCGCCTCACGGCTGGAGGGGATGTCGCGCTGGCGGGGCAACCTGTTCGCGTTCCTGCTGAAAAATGCCAACGGCAACTTGCGCTTTTTCAACCTGCCGCTGAACCGGGTGATCGAGCTGGGGACCCAGGTCGAGATCTGA
- the rimO gene encoding 30S ribosomal protein S12 methylthiotransferase RimO — protein MSTTPATPKVGFVSLGCPKALVDSERILTQLRMEGYEVVPTYEDADVVVVNTCGFIDSAKAESLEVIGEAIKENGKVIVTGCMGVEEGSIRDVHPSVLSVTGPQQYEQVVNAVHEVVPPRQDHNPLIDLVPPQGVKLTPRHYAYLKISEGCNHSCSFCIIPSMRGKLVSRPVGEVLSEAERLVKAGVKEILVISQDTSAYGVDVKYKTDFWNGRPVKTRMLELCEALSSLGAWVRLHYVYPYPNVDDVIPLMAAGKILPYLDIPFQHASPKVLKAMKRPAFEDRTLARIKNWREQCPELVIRSTFIVGFPGETEEDFQYLLDWLTEAQLDRVGCFQYSPVEGAPANDLGLEEVPDDVKQDRWDRFMAHQQAISAARLQLRIGKEIDVLIDEVEEQGSVGRSFFDAPEIDGSVFIDGDHGFKPGDKVRCRVVDADEYDMWAEPIQGR, from the coding sequence ATGTCCACCACGCCCGCCACCCCCAAGGTTGGTTTCGTAAGCCTGGGTTGCCCAAAAGCCCTGGTCGATTCCGAGCGCATCCTGACCCAGCTGCGCATGGAAGGCTATGAAGTCGTGCCCACCTACGAGGACGCCGACGTGGTGGTGGTCAACACCTGCGGCTTCATCGACAGCGCCAAGGCAGAATCGCTGGAAGTGATCGGCGAAGCGATCAAGGAAAACGGCAAGGTCATCGTTACCGGGTGCATGGGTGTCGAGGAAGGCAGCATCCGTGACGTGCACCCGAGCGTGCTGTCGGTCACCGGCCCGCAGCAGTACGAGCAGGTGGTCAACGCGGTGCATGAAGTGGTGCCGCCACGCCAGGACCACAACCCGCTGATCGACCTGGTACCGCCGCAGGGCGTCAAGCTGACCCCGCGCCACTATGCGTACCTGAAGATTTCCGAAGGCTGCAACCACAGCTGCAGCTTCTGCATCATCCCGTCGATGCGCGGCAAGCTGGTCAGCCGCCCGGTCGGCGAAGTGCTGAGCGAGGCCGAGCGCCTGGTCAAGGCCGGGGTCAAGGAGATCCTGGTGATTTCCCAGGACACCAGCGCCTACGGCGTCGACGTCAAGTACAAGACCGATTTCTGGAACGGCCGCCCGGTCAAGACCCGCATGCTCGAGCTGTGCGAAGCGCTGAGCAGCCTGGGCGCGTGGGTCCGCCTGCACTATGTGTACCCGTACCCGAACGTCGACGACGTGATTCCGCTGATGGCCGCCGGCAAGATCCTGCCGTACCTGGACATCCCGTTCCAGCACGCCAGCCCGAAAGTACTCAAGGCCATGAAGCGCCCGGCTTTCGAAGACCGTACCCTGGCGCGCATCAAGAACTGGCGCGAGCAGTGCCCGGAGCTGGTAATCCGCTCCACCTTCATCGTCGGCTTCCCAGGCGAGACCGAGGAAGATTTCCAGTACCTGCTGGACTGGCTGACCGAAGCCCAGCTGGACCGCGTGGGCTGCTTCCAGTACTCGCCGGTAGAAGGCGCCCCGGCCAACGACCTGGGCCTGGAAGAAGTGCCGGACGACGTCAAGCAGGACCGCTGGGACCGCTTCATGGCGCACCAGCAGGCCATCAGCGCCGCCCGCTTGCAACTGCGTATCGGCAAGGAAATCGACGTGCTGATCGATGAAGTGGAAGAGCAAGGTTCGGTTGGCCGCAGCTTCTTCGATGCCCCGGAGATCGACGGCAGCGTGTTCATTGATGGCGACCACGGCTTCAAGCCGGGTGACAAGGTGCGTTGCCGCGTGGTGGATGCCGACGAATACGACATGTGGGCTGAACCCATCCAAGGCCGCTGA
- a CDS encoding DUF5666 domain-containing protein — protein sequence MTSLARCLSVVALALGFGLNLVAPAEVAAAPVCVSRDEVGMAGAAGLQFPGGMGGTGARTGGVGGTGVRSENGGVGGTGAPQPQRPGGTGGTGAVADGVDGNFIDHGGVGDTGAPILRPGGSGGTGIVGTITGFASICVNGLEVHFGKDVPVSENGAPASSAHLAIGQVVAVEAFAGKRGLQAGRISILNVYEGPLTALPNASAPLRVMGQPVRLAAGARVAEGLRPGEPVRVSGLRDARGEVVASRIERAPGLREASAIGAVDRTGSLQGLKLGTRVAPAREVLVRGQWTGRQLEVAQTRPDPSLPFAGRVQAAVIEGLVQRSHAQQLVVAGIKVTLGQGTVIVGKQSAAFTLDQRVRVSGVFSGKHELRATRVEFDGDRADNPDRGHSGRGSEHGTSDAESASNSGHGGRDSTSVRLESNDDHSGHGGVDGSSGRDSTESLDKSGRSEHVDSVEQPESSNSGRSGRVERVELERVEKVEKVEKIQKPEKVEKVEKIEKVEKPEKPEKPEKVEKVEKVEKVEKPEKVEKVEKLEKVEKVEKVERPETIEKTEKVEHPERSGH from the coding sequence ATGACCTCCCTCGCGCGCTGCCTCAGTGTCGTCGCACTGGCCCTGGGTTTCGGGCTGAACCTGGTGGCGCCTGCCGAGGTGGCCGCAGCACCGGTGTGTGTCAGCCGTGACGAAGTGGGTATGGCGGGGGCAGCGGGCTTGCAGTTTCCGGGTGGCATGGGTGGCACCGGGGCCAGGACTGGCGGTGTCGGCGGTACAGGCGTACGCAGTGAAAACGGTGGTGTGGGTGGCACCGGTGCGCCGCAGCCGCAGCGTCCCGGTGGCACAGGCGGGACCGGTGCGGTGGCCGACGGTGTGGACGGTAACTTTATCGATCACGGTGGTGTCGGCGATACCGGCGCGCCGATCCTGCGCCCGGGCGGCAGCGGTGGCACAGGCATCGTCGGCACCATCACCGGGTTCGCTTCGATCTGCGTCAATGGCCTTGAAGTGCACTTCGGCAAAGATGTGCCGGTGAGTGAAAACGGTGCGCCTGCCAGTAGCGCTCACCTGGCGATCGGGCAGGTTGTCGCGGTGGAGGCATTTGCCGGCAAACGCGGCCTGCAAGCAGGGCGCATCTCCATCCTCAACGTTTACGAAGGGCCACTGACGGCACTGCCCAATGCTTCGGCCCCCCTGCGGGTCATGGGCCAACCGGTGCGCCTTGCTGCTGGGGCACGGGTGGCCGAAGGGCTGCGCCCGGGCGAACCGGTCAGGGTCAGTGGCTTGCGCGATGCCAGAGGCGAAGTGGTAGCCAGCCGTATCGAACGGGCGCCTGGGCTCAGGGAAGCCAGTGCCATCGGTGCGGTTGATCGTACCGGCAGCCTCCAGGGGCTGAAGCTGGGAACCCGCGTGGCACCCGCACGGGAAGTGCTGGTGCGTGGGCAGTGGACCGGGCGTCAGCTGGAAGTGGCGCAAACCCGCCCAGACCCGAGCCTGCCTTTTGCTGGCCGTGTACAGGCGGCGGTGATCGAGGGGCTGGTACAGCGCAGCCACGCTCAACAACTGGTGGTAGCAGGGATCAAGGTGACGCTGGGGCAGGGCACCGTGATCGTCGGCAAGCAGTCCGCGGCATTTACGCTCGATCAACGTGTGCGGGTGAGCGGGGTGTTCAGTGGCAAGCACGAGCTGCGGGCAACCCGCGTGGAGTTCGATGGCGACCGTGCCGATAACCCGGACAGAGGGCACTCGGGGCGGGGCAGCGAGCATGGGACCAGTGACGCTGAAAGCGCCAGCAATAGCGGGCATGGCGGGCGCGATTCGACCAGCGTTCGCCTTGAAAGCAATGACGATCACAGCGGGCACGGTGGCGTTGACGGCTCCAGTGGTCGTGACAGTACTGAAAGCCTGGACAAGTCCGGGAGGTCAGAACATGTCGACAGCGTGGAGCAGCCCGAGAGCAGCAACAGTGGACGCTCTGGTCGGGTAGAGAGGGTCGAGCTTGAGCGGGTGGAAAAAGTAGAGAAGGTTGAAAAAATACAGAAACCAGAAAAAGTAGAGAAAGTAGAAAAAATCGAGAAAGTAGAAAAGCCCGAGAAGCCCGAGAAGCCCGAAAAGGTCGAGAAGGTCGAGAAGGTCGAGAAGGTCGAGAAGCCTGAGAAAGTCGAGAAGGTAGAAAAACTCGAGAAGGTAGAAAAAGTCGAAAAGGTCGAAAGACCCGAGACAATAGAGAAAACTGAAAAAGTGGAGCATCCAGAGCGATCCGGGCATTAG
- a CDS encoding DUF6502 family protein — MQSPAIPPSMLSALRRVMRPLVRLMLRKGVTYTMFADLLKEVFVDVAHREFRLDGTVPTDSRISLLTGVHRKDVRRLRSEGGTSLVALPENITLGAQLVNMWTTGKPFCSEPGQPLPLPRLASVGGDRSFDALVAKISTDIRGRVVLDEWLRLGIVRLDEQDCVHLEAQAFVPQKGFDEKAAYFGHNLHDHACAAVHNLSGEGQPFFERSVHYDALSPASVDHLREAVDKDGMQMLLAFSRLASDLEDAEVPSAGQRQRITVGLYFYTETTDSDLSKTPDP, encoded by the coding sequence ATGCAATCGCCTGCCATCCCCCCTTCGATGTTAAGTGCACTGCGGCGCGTCATGCGTCCGCTGGTGCGCCTGATGCTGCGCAAAGGGGTCACCTACACGATGTTCGCCGACCTGCTCAAGGAAGTGTTCGTCGATGTGGCCCATCGCGAGTTTCGCCTGGACGGTACCGTGCCGACCGACAGCCGTATCAGCCTGCTCACGGGCGTACATCGCAAGGACGTTCGGCGTTTGCGCAGCGAGGGGGGGACATCGCTTGTCGCGCTGCCGGAAAACATCACGTTAGGTGCGCAGCTGGTCAACATGTGGACCACTGGCAAGCCGTTCTGCTCGGAGCCTGGCCAGCCGCTGCCGTTGCCGCGCCTGGCGAGTGTCGGCGGCGATCGCTCCTTCGATGCCCTGGTAGCGAAGATCAGTACCGACATTCGCGGGAGGGTGGTGCTGGATGAGTGGTTGCGCCTGGGTATCGTCCGGCTCGACGAACAGGACTGTGTCCACCTGGAAGCCCAGGCATTCGTGCCGCAGAAGGGCTTCGATGAAAAGGCCGCGTACTTTGGCCACAACCTGCATGATCATGCCTGCGCAGCAGTGCACAACCTGAGCGGGGAAGGCCAGCCGTTCTTTGAACGCAGCGTGCACTACGACGCCTTGAGCCCGGCCAGTGTCGACCATCTGCGTGAAGCGGTGGACAAGGATGGCATGCAGATGCTGCTTGCCTTCAGCCGGCTTGCATCAGACCTGGAAGATGCCGAAGTGCCCAGTGCCGGGCAGCGTCAGCGCATCACTGTCGGGCTTTATTTCTACACTGAAACCACCGACTCCGATTTGTCGAAGACACCTGACCCATGA
- a CDS encoding GNAT family N-acetyltransferase — protein sequence MHAVLTLQTPRLSDYDELVQVWEDSVRATHDFLPDGYIVLLREQVLRRYLDAVMLICCKDRQRICGFAGVANGRVDMLFVAPAYRGQGVGKRLLHHAIDELNAERLDVNEQNPQALGFYLHEGFEVIGRSETDGLGQPYPLLHMRLRKTA from the coding sequence ATGCATGCGGTACTGACGCTGCAAACCCCGCGCTTGAGTGACTACGACGAACTGGTACAGGTATGGGAGGATTCGGTACGCGCCACCCACGACTTCTTGCCGGATGGCTATATCGTCTTGCTACGCGAACAGGTGCTGCGTCGCTACCTCGATGCCGTGATGCTGATCTGCTGCAAGGATCGCCAACGCATCTGCGGCTTCGCCGGGGTCGCCAACGGGCGCGTTGACATGCTGTTCGTCGCACCTGCCTACCGGGGCCAAGGGGTCGGCAAGCGCCTGCTGCACCATGCGATCGACGAGTTGAATGCCGAGCGCCTGGACGTCAACGAACAGAACCCGCAAGCCTTGGGCTTCTATCTGCATGAAGGCTTCGAGGTGATCGGCCGTTCGGAAACCGACGGCTTGGGGCAACCCTACCCGTTGCTGCACATGCGCCTGCGCAAAACGGCGTAA
- a CDS encoding rRNA pseudouridine synthase has product MSEPVRLSKRLIEQLGCSRREAELYIEGGWVTVDGVVVEQPQFKVEQQRVELLPGARAETLEPVTLLLNQPASVDSETARASMNMGTLSEAHREGVRALHGHFARQACVAPLERGASGLQVFTQDWRVTRKIDADLRRLEQEFIVEVRGETTPQALERLARGATRNDRELPRTKASWQNETHLRMALKNPQPGQIAELCAYLRLELVGMRRIRLGGVSMGKLPLGQWRYLATTERF; this is encoded by the coding sequence ATGTCCGAACCCGTCCGCCTGTCCAAACGCCTTATCGAGCAGCTTGGCTGCTCTCGCCGCGAGGCCGAGCTGTATATCGAAGGCGGCTGGGTCACGGTCGATGGCGTGGTGGTCGAGCAGCCACAATTCAAGGTCGAACAACAGCGCGTCGAACTGCTGCCAGGTGCCCGTGCCGAAACGCTGGAACCGGTAACCCTGCTGCTGAACCAGCCGGCCAGCGTGGACAGCGAAACCGCCCGCGCGAGCATGAACATGGGCACCCTCAGCGAAGCCCACCGCGAAGGTGTGCGCGCCCTGCACGGGCATTTTGCCCGGCAGGCCTGCGTGGCGCCGCTGGAGCGCGGTGCCAGCGGCCTGCAGGTTTTCACCCAGGACTGGCGGGTAACCCGCAAGATCGACGCCGACCTGCGCCGCCTGGAACAGGAGTTCATCGTTGAAGTGCGCGGCGAGACCACGCCCCAAGCGCTGGAACGCCTGGCACGCGGTGCCACCCGCAATGACCGCGAGCTGCCCAGGACCAAGGCCAGCTGGCAGAACGAGACCCACCTGCGCATGGCCCTGAAAAACCCGCAGCCGGGGCAGATTGCCGAGCTGTGCGCGTACCTGCGCCTGGAGCTGGTAGGCATGCGCCGCATTCGCCTGGGTGGTGTATCGATGGGCAAGCTGCCTTTGGGCCAATGGCGCTACCTGGCCACTACCGAACGTTTCTAA
- a CDS encoding DUF1456 family protein codes for MNHNDVLRSLRYMLKVNDAKMVEIIGLSGLDVHPLVLATYLKKEDEEGFVRCPERVMAHFLDGLVIHRRGKDDSRPLQPIELPVTNNLILKKLRVAFELKEDDLHAILKSVNFPVSKPELSALFRKAGHDNYRPCGDQLLRNFLKGLTLRVRG; via the coding sequence ATGAACCACAATGACGTCCTGCGTAGCCTGCGCTACATGCTCAAGGTGAATGACGCCAAGATGGTCGAGATCATCGGGCTATCCGGCCTCGACGTGCATCCCCTGGTGCTGGCCACCTACCTGAAGAAGGAAGACGAGGAAGGCTTCGTGCGTTGCCCGGAACGGGTCATGGCGCACTTTCTCGACGGCCTGGTAATCCACCGCCGCGGCAAGGACGACAGCCGCCCGCTGCAGCCAATCGAGCTGCCGGTGACGAACAACCTCATCCTCAAGAAGCTGCGGGTGGCCTTCGAGCTCAAGGAAGACGACCTGCATGCAATCCTCAAGTCGGTCAACTTCCCGGTCAGCAAGCCCGAACTCAGCGCGCTGTTCCGCAAGGCCGGCCACGACAACTACCGCCCGTGCGGCGACCAGTTGCTGCGCAACTTCCTCAAGGGCCTGACCTTGCGCGTGCGCGGCTGA
- the tsaA gene encoding tRNA (N6-threonylcarbamoyladenosine(37)-N6)-methyltransferase TrmO, with protein MQHTVTPVGILRSCFKEKFAIPRQPQLAPAARGVLELLPPFDQGDAVEGLEQVSHVWLLFLFHQALEDKPRLKVRPPRLGGNKSMGVFATRATHRPNGIGQSVVRLEGVEPGRLLLSGIDLLDGTPILDIKPYVPYADSIAGASNQMASEAPVAIALQWGDNALPQAREHALRLGEPLVELIEQCLAQDPRPAYQVPPAERVYGVKFWDVQVRWHYPQPDVIRVLEVVLA; from the coding sequence ATGCAGCATACGGTTACTCCGGTCGGCATTCTCCGCTCCTGTTTCAAGGAGAAATTCGCCATCCCGCGCCAGCCGCAACTGGCGCCCGCCGCACGCGGCGTGCTCGAACTGCTGCCACCGTTCGACCAGGGGGATGCGGTCGAGGGCCTGGAGCAGGTCAGCCATGTCTGGCTGCTGTTCCTGTTTCACCAGGCACTGGAAGACAAACCCCGCCTGAAGGTGCGGCCGCCGCGCCTGGGCGGCAACAAGAGCATGGGCGTGTTCGCCACCCGCGCCACTCACCGGCCCAATGGTATCGGCCAGTCGGTAGTGCGCCTGGAAGGCGTGGAGCCCGGGCGCCTGCTGCTGTCCGGGATAGACCTGCTCGATGGCACCCCCATACTGGACATCAAGCCATATGTGCCATACGCCGACAGCATCGCTGGTGCCAGCAACCAGATGGCCAGCGAAGCACCTGTCGCGATCGCCTTGCAGTGGGGCGACAACGCCCTGCCCCAGGCCCGTGAACATGCACTGCGCCTGGGTGAACCGTTGGTGGAACTGATCGAGCAATGCCTGGCGCAGGACCCCCGGCCGGCCTACCAGGTGCCGCCGGCCGAGCGGGTATATGGGGTGAAGTTCTGGGATGTGCAAGTGCGTTGGCACTACCCGCAACCGGACGTGATCCGGGTGCTGGAGGTGGTGCTGGCCTGA